A genomic region of Rhipicephalus sanguineus isolate Rsan-2018 chromosome 3, BIME_Rsan_1.4, whole genome shotgun sequence contains the following coding sequences:
- the LOC119386005 gene encoding arylsulfatase B-like has protein sequence MPRSRMENKFAFYSASIEGSNLSAFRQILAALLAALQLSVLEAAAVQRQPPNIVFILADDLGWADVSFHGSSQIPTPNMDALAADGVVLNNYYVQPMCTPSRAALMTGLYPIHTGMQSMVIQVAEAWGLPLQFKLMPQYFKDLGYATHMVGKWHLGYLQDEYTPTYRGFDSFYGYYNGEEDYYNHTIREGEHFGLDFWEGVGSSTNDSGRYSTTLFTDKAVNLIKAHNASEPFFMYLSHQAPHGGVEVPLAAPKENIDKFSYIGEENRTVYAAMVDVLDESVGAVVEALQEAGMLENTVLVFSSDNGGAPLGIHASRGCNWPLRGSKGTLWEGASRAAAFLWSLLLASRGRVSQQLMHVTDWLPTLYTAAGGDAVSLEHLDGIDMWRHLSEDLPSPRTDILYNIDPVSNTAALRHGDHKIVLGASSAGRSDERTPIPGSPRSDEDLDELTSRSKAANVLRLLYNNDSRIVASAQWRQQASLQCDESSEPSNFEDSTPPYLFDVAKDPCELHNLADTETELLASLKRKLEEYEATSMSPRLRPVDPKAFPELHGGLWAPWE, from the exons ATGCCGCGAAGTCGTATGGAGAATAAATTCGCATTCTATTCAGCGAGCATCGAAGGATCTAACCTTTCGGCTTTCCGACAGATACTTGCAGCCCTCCTGGCTGCCCTGCAACTTTCTGTACTGGAGGCGGCCGCGGTACAACGTCAACCACCAAACATCGTCTTCATTCTCGCCGATGACTTG GGCTGGGCCGACGTGAGCTTCCATGGCTCCAGCCAGATCCCGACTCCCAACATGGACGCCCTGGCTGCCGACGGCGTGGTGCTTAACAACTACTACGTCCAGCCCATGTGCACTCCGTCGCGGGCGGCACTGATGACGGGACTCTATCCCATTCACACCG GGATGCAGAGTATGGTTATACAAGTGGCCGAAGCCTGGGGGCTACCGCTTCAATTCAAGCTGATGCCGCAGTACTTCAAAGACCTCGGCTACGCCACTCACATGGTCGGCAAG TGGCACTTGGGTTACTTACAAGACGAGTACACTCCGACGTACCGAGGCTTCGACAGCTTCTACGGCTACTACAACGGCGAAGAGGACTACTACAATCACACCATCAGAGAG GGTGAGCACTTTGGTTTGGACTTCTGGGAAGGTGTCGGCAGTTCAACCAACGACAGCGGCCGCTATTCCACCACGCTGTTCACGGACAAGGCGGTGAATCTGATCAAGGCGCACAACGCATCCGAG CCTTTCTTTATGTACCTGAGCCACCAGGCGCCACACGGAGGTGTCGAAGTTCCGCTGGCGGCGCCCAAGGAGAACATCGACAAGTTCTCGTACATCGGAGAGGAGAACCGCACCGTTTACGCCG CCATGGTGGACGTGCTGGACGAGTCGGTGGGCGCGGTGGTCGAGGCCCTCCAGGAGGCGGGTATGCTGGAAAACACGGTGCTCGTGTTCAGCAGCGACAACGGCGGCGCTCCGCTGGGAATCCACGCCAGCCGCGGCTGCAACTGGCCCCTGCGCGGCTCCAAGGGCACCCTGTGGGAGGGCGCCTCCAGGGCAGCCGCCTTCCTCTGGTCGCTCCTGCTCGCCTCCCGGGGCAGGGTGTCCCAGCAGCTCATGCACGTCACCGACTGGCTGCCCACGCTCTACACAGCTGCTG GCGGTGATGCAGTCAGTCTGGAGCACCTGGACGGCATCGAcatgtggcggcacctgtcggaggaTCTTCCGTCTCCGCGCACCGATATCCTGTACAACATCGACCCTGTGAGCAACACGGCAGCGCTGCGACACGGTGACCACAAGATTGTGCTGGGAGCGTCTTCCGCGGGCAG ATCGGACGAACGCACTCCGATTCCCGGTAGTCCAAGGTCCGACGAAGACCTAGACGAACTGACGTCACGCTCCAAGGCAGCCAATGTACTGCGACTTCTCTACAACAACGACAGCCGCATCGTGGCGTCTGCCCAGTGGCGTCAGCAGGCTTCACTGCAGTGCGATGAATCAAGCGAACCTTCCAACTTCGAGGACAGCACACCGCCCTACCTATTCGACGTGGCCAAAGACCCTTGCGAACTGCACAACCTTGCGGACACCGAGACAGAG CTGCTGGCATCGTtgaagcgaaagctggaagagtacGAAGCAACGTCTATGTCACCGAGGCTGAGACCGGTCGACCCGAAAGCCTTTCCCGAACTGCACGGTGGCCTGTGGGCTCCCTGGGAGTAA